A segment of the Terribacillus aidingensis genome:
CGAGGATGCGGCCATACAACCAGTACAAACCGATGAGAGCGGGGCGTATACGCTGACTGCTTATGAAGGAACGTACACACTTAAAATCACGGCACCATCCTTCAAAGGAGCAGAATTCGAAGTCACGGTGAATGCGGATGAAGCGACAGAACAAAACGTTGAGCTGGAGCCATTCATCGGATTTGCAGGAGAGATCGGCTATGATGATGGAACTGCTGAGAATGCACATGCCTTCTATGATGGCGGAAATGGCTGGGCAGTTAAATTCACGCTGGCGGAAGGGCAATCTTCAGCACAGGTGACAGGCGGATTATTCCGTTTCTGGGATGAAAGCTTCCCGACACCAGGAGGCACGAACTTTGCAGTTGAAATCTATGATGATTCCGGTGAAGACGGTGCACCAGGTAAGAAGCTCGCCGGACCAATTACTGGGGAAGCACTCCGGAATGGAGAATGGACTCAGGTTGATTTGGCGGGAGAAGGCGTTGTAGTAGATTCTGATTTCTATATTCTTTATGTCCAAACAGATCCGAATCCGAATACTCCTGCATTGGCGACGGATGAAGACGGAGAATTCTCCGGCCGCAGCTGGCAGAACGTAGGTGGGGAATGGAGCCCTGTGCCGGAAGAGGACGGGAACTACATGATTCGTGCTCTTGTTGATTACGAAGCACAATCTCCAGTCATCACGTCGCCTGCACCAGACACAGTCACGAAAGAAGACAGTGTGACAGTGGAAGGGACAGCCGCACCTGGCGGGACAGTAGAGATCAGTAATAACGGTGAGGCTGCTGTGTCAGTAGAAGCATCGGATGAAGGAGCTTTTGCAGCGGAAGTAGAGCTGACAGAAGGGGAAAACAGTCTGACAGCCGTCACAAAACTGGAAAATGGCAGCACAGCCCCATCTGAACCAGTGACGATAATCCGGGATCAAACGGCACCGGAATTAACGATTACAGCACCGGTAGATGGTTCCAAGACAAATAAAGAGACGGTAACTGTTACAGGGACAGCATCAGATGATTATTTGAACAAGCTGACAATCAATGGTGCGAAAACAGATGTAAATGAAGACGGGACTTTCTCCAAACGTATCCTATTGGATGAGGGCGTCAATGAAATTAAAGTAGTCGCGACAGATGAGGCAGGAAATAAAGCAAGGAAAGTTATCGAGCTGGAAGCAGACTACACTGCGCCTGTACTGGGAAATGTGAAGCCAGATCAGGATGCAGAAGTGCAGCCTGGTGAAACAGTTGTGATCTCCTTCGAATCAGAGCCTGGTCTAGAGGATGCGACCTTCTACTTGAAGGCACCGCTGACCAATTTCCGGACATCATCCCAAGCTACAGAGCTGCCGATGAGGGAAACCGAAGATGGCCTTTATGTAGGCTACTGGACAGCAACGTCATCTGCGAAACTAGATGGAGCGGATGTGGTCGTGAAAGCAACAGATGCATTCGGGAATGAGACGGAAGCAACTGCAGCTGGAAAGGTATTTGTGGAATAACGAAGAAGAGGCTTCTCCGAATTATTGGAGAGGCCCTTCTTTTTATCGTTAATCATCGATACGACATCGCTTTTAAGCTTTCGGACACAAGATTGAGGAATAGCTTCATGAAAGAATATGGAAGACGGAACTGGCGCAAAGGGTATGTACCATTAGGATTAACCCTTGTCTAGTTTAATTCACTAATAATAATTAGGCTTACACTTTCCTTAATATAAAGAAGAAAGCTTTATCTGGAAATTGTTCTTTTATATCCATAATACCTAAAAGCGTGTTTGCATCAACTTTTCTAAAAACATCTATTATCCCTTTATTGTCGTAGATCATTGCTGAGGTAACTTTCCCTCTATGTTTTACTTTTCGTAACCTTGCTTTACTCTTATTTGTTTTTAGGATAGGTCGTAATATTGTCATAGATGAGGGGAGGATTTTCTTGGGAATGTTATGCAAGCTTTGCAAAAGAAAATTGATAGGAAGCAAATTTGGATTAATAGTATAGAGAACCTCATTACTTTTTTTGAAAACTAAAGGGTGGACATGTTCTTCATCGATAAATTCTTTTCCGTACCAACCTGATGCTGTTAAAAGTCCCTCCAGTGGGTGTCCAGTTACGATTTCTTCTCCTTTCCACATCCCAATCATTTCTTCTGGCTCAACAATATCCAGCTGATCATAAAAAGCAAGGGCATCTTCTTGTGATGTACCATTACGTAATATTACGTTTAGGAGATCGATATTCTCCATCTGTCCAACTCCTTTGTGATAAAGATATTTCAAGACCAATCTAATAGTATCATAGGATTTATTCTGGACATGCTGCAGTGACAACTAATGCTAAAGATATAAGAAGAAGGACCCGTCAGTGACGGGTCCTTCTTTTATATACCGATTGAGATATATTTTGTTTCCAGATAAGGCTCAATTCCTTCGATTCCGCCTTCGCGGCCGACGCCGCTTTCCTTCATACCGCCAAATGGAGCTTGAACGGCAGATGGACCGCCGTCATTCCAGCCGACAATACCATATTTCAGGTTCTCGGCAATATACAGTCCGCGGCGATAGTTTTCTGTGAAGAAGTATGCCGCCAAGCCATATGGTGTATCATTTGCCAGACGAATCGCTTCATCGATTTCTGTATAAGTGGTAATCGGAGCAACTGGCCCGAATGTTTCCTCATGCATGATGTCCATGTCATCCGTTACGTGATCAAGAACAGTCGGATTGACGAAGAAGTAGCCTTTGTCGGCATCTGCATTATACGTGCCGCCAGTAAGGACTTTAGCGCCTTTGGACTTTGCATCATCAATTTGAGCCACAATTTTATCAAAGCCTTTCTTATTGATGACAGGGCCGATTGCTACACCTTCTTCTGTACCAAGACCTACCTTCATTTCGGATACAGCTTTAGTGAAGGCTGTTGTAAATTCGTCTTTTATGGATTCGTGGACGAGCAGTCTATTGGCACAAACACATGTCTGTCCCGCGTTCCGGAATTTTGATGCCAGGGCATGCTTCACAGCACGGTCAATATCTGCAAACTCATCAACAATAAGCGGAGCATGTCCGCCGAGCTCCATGGATACATGCTTGACACTATCGGCGCTCTGTTTCATGAGCAGTTTGCCGACAGGAGTAGAGCCGGTAAAGGAAATCTTCCGGATATGAGGGTGCTCGGTGAAGATTTTCCCTACCATCTCGCCATCAGCATTTACATATTGGATAACGTCTTCCGGAATTCCGACTTCATGAGCCATTTCGACTAACCGTATGGCTGTCAGCGGTGTATCTGGTGCGGGTTTGATAATGAATGTACAGCCCGCAGCTAATGCTGGAGCAGCTTTTCTTGTAATCATTGCTGCTGGGAAATTCCAAGGTGTGATTGCGGCTACTGGACCGACTGCTTCCCGAGTTACCAGCAAACGCTTATCGGTAGTGGAGGCAGGGATGGTACGGCCGTATACACGTTTTGCTTCTTCTGCAAACCATTCGATATAGCCAGCTGCATATAATACTTCACCTTCTGACTCTTTTAGCGGCTTGCCGTTTTCTTCTGTCATCAATGCAGCAAGCTCTGCTTTGTTTTCTATCATCTTGTCATGCCAAGCGCGGAGGAGCTTACTGCGTTCCGTTGCAGAAGTTCGGGACCAGGAAGGGAAGGCTTGATTGATTTTTTCTATTTTCTCGTTTATTGCTTCTTCTGAATCGATTGTTACTCTTTTGATCAATTCACCGGTGGCTGGATTCGTTACATCGAATGTTTCAGTCATGTCGAACGCCCCTTTTCTTGTTTATTTCATAGTAAAAGCATAACAAGGATTTTTTCTATCAGACAAAAAAATGCTCACAATTTTTGATGTTCATGTTTATATTCCTGTTTTGAGAGGAAAATATGCAAGAAGAACAGAAGTGATAAAAATAGCTATAAACGTTGATGTAACGGGGTTTTTGGCAAGAGAGAAGGGGTGTAATCTACTGATTAATTATCTGAATTAAAAGAAATTAAGAAAGTGGGTTTACAAAGCCTTGCATTCCTGTATATAATAACTCTTGTCAGTTTCGAGTTACGAAAAACGTAACGATGAAAAACAGACATCCTGGCCCGTTGGTCAAGCGGTTAAGACACCGCCCTTTCACGGCGGTAACACGGGTTCGAATCCCGTACGGGTCATCAAGTTTTTGGAGGATTAGCTCAGCTGGGAGAGCATCTGCCTTACAAGCAGAGGGTCGGCGGTTCGAGCCCGTCATCCTCCACCACTTGCTTAAAAAAGTAATTAAAAAGTGTTGACAAGTTGTTTGGATAATGATATGATATCATTCGTGACGTTCGAGTCAATGAATTAAATAACTTGCCGGTCTAGCTCAATTGGTAGAGCAACTGACTTGTAATCAGTAGGTTGGGGGTTCAAGTCCTCTGGCCGGCACCACTTATGCTGGAGGGATAGCGAAGTTGGCCAAACGCGGCGGACTGTAAATCCGCTCCCATCGGGTTCGTAGGTTCGAGTCCTACTCCCTCCACCATTTATTGGGCTATAGCCAAGCGGTAAGGCAACGGGTTTTGGTCCCGTGATCGTTGGTTCGAATCCAGCTAGCCCAGCCATTTACTTCTTTTCAATAGAATGTTTTTGAGCCATTAGCTCAGTTGGTAGAGCATCTGACTTTTAATCAGAGGGTCGAAGGTTCGAGTCCTTCATGGCTCACTTTATAGATCAGTTCCAGTAACTGTTTCTATTACGCGGGTGTGGTGGAATTGGCAGACACGCTAGACTTAGGATCTAGTGCTTCGGCGTGGGGGTTCAAGTCCCTCCACCCGCATCATCATTACTATACTGCTGAGCGGAAGTAGTTCAGTGGTAGAACACCACCTTGCCAAGGTGGGGGTCGCGGGTTCAAATCCCGTCTTCCGCTCCATATGGGGCCTTAGCTCAGCTGGGAGAGCGCCTGCCTTGCACGCAGGAGGTCAGCGGTTCGATCCCGCTAGGCTCCACTCATATGAAAAATCGTCCATCTGGGCGGTTTTTTTTTTCATTTTTCAGGCATAGGAGTAAATCTCCTATGCCTTTTTGTTTATTCTTAAGCCAATCGGGAAACAGTTTAGATAAAAGTCTTTTGGTAGGAGGATACGAATGGAGGATAGATCTACATATAAACGCAGGAATATCTTTTCTGGATTTATGTTCGGTGTTGGTCTGGTTGCATTCATCGATGAAGCTGTGTTTCATCAGCTTTTGCATTGGCATCATTTTTACGATTTGTCTTCTACGACTTTGGGGCTTGTATCGGATGGTTTCTTTCATGCGCTGAGCTGGTTTGCGACGGTTGGAGGATTGTTCCTTTTTGCTGATCTTCGCAGACGCAGAGGTCTTATTCCACTTAGATGGAGTGGTGCTGTTTTGGTGGGAAGTGGTGTCTTCCAGCTGTATGATGGCCTGATTCAGCATAAGTTGTTCCGCATTCACCAGATTCGTTATGGAGTCGATATCTTCTATTATGACTTGGTTTGGAACATAATCGCTGTCCTGTTGATAGCAGCGGGTATTTGGTGTATCCGTCTTTCGAGGGGGAAAGAGCATGTACGTTGAAAGATTAGCTCTGATTATAGCCTCCTGCTGTATACTGTCTTATCTGCTGGCAATGAAGTATTCTGCGAAGCGCTTCAAAACCTGGCCGCTGCGCAAGCTTGTGTTATTTGTAAGCGGCATTGTAATCGGCCTTCAGGCTGTTGCAGGGCCAATAGCAATGCATGCGCACCATAGCTTTGTCTATCATATGATTGGGCATTTGCTGCTCGGGATGCTTGGACCCTTGCTGCTCATCTTATCGCAGCCTGTAACCTTGCTCCTGCGCGCGCTTTCGCAATCGGGAGCAAGGTCAGTCTCTCGTGTTTTTCGCAGCAGATATGCACGTTTCCTCATTCATCCGATCACTGCAGCCGTACTGAATATCGGAGGTCTATGGCTTCTCTATACAACGCACCTATTCCATCTCATGCATGAATCAGCCTTGGTTTCGATGCTGGTCCATCTGCATGTATTTGCTGCGGGTTATTTATTCACGCTGGCTATGTTGTATACAGATCCCGTCCCATACCGGAAGAGCTATCTTTACCGGGTGATCGTATTTGTCTTTGCCCTTGCAGGACACGGCATACTGTCGAAGTATTTGTACGCGAATCCGCCTATGGGCATAGCTCCTGCTGATGCGCGGCAGGGAGCAATGTTAATGTACTATGGCGGTGATCTGATCGATCTCACTATAATCGTCATTTTGTGCTGGCAATGGTATCAAGCGGCTGCGCCTAAAACTTCATTATCTGCTGCAAAAGCTGCCGAGTAAGGCAGCTTTTTTGATGATTGCTGCTATTTTTGGTAAAAATACCGCTGTAACCGATTTACAAAGTGTCAAGACACCTGTAAACTTAATGTGTCACATAATACTTTTCGCAGAGGTGCTGGAATGGAACGAACAGTAGCAGGTCATAAAACAACTAAACCGATTTCAGAACGAAAGCTGCTCGGGATTGTCGGAACAGGCTGGTTGTTTGATGCAATGGATGTTGGTATTTTATCTTTTATTATTACGGCGCTGACATTGGATTGGGGATTATCATCCCAGCAAGCGGGCTGGATTGGCAGTATCAATAGCATCGGAATGGCTGTTGGGGCATTTGTTTTCGGAATTATGGCGGACCGTGTAGGCCGGCGGACGGTCTTTATGATCACGATTTTGATTTTCTCCATAGCGAGCGGATTATCCGCTTTGGCAGCTTCTTACTTTATTTTCGTTGTGCTGCGCTTCTTTATCGGTGCAGGACTCGGCGGGGAGCTGCCGGTTGCATCTACATTAGTGTCGGAGTCTGTAGCACCAGAGAGACGAGGGCGCATGGTCGTGCTGCTGGAGAGCTTCTGGGCTGTCGGCTGGCTGCTTGCGGCAATTATCTCTTACTTCGTCATCCCGGATTACGGCTGGAGAGTTGCTCTCTTGCTGACAGCTATACCTGCGTTATTCGCAGTCTTTCTCCGTAAGAATCTGCCGGATTCACCGTCTTATACGAAGCTGAAACAAAAAACTTCTGTCATGTCGGGTATCCGTCAATTGCTGGCGAAAGGATTTGCTAAACGAAGCCTGATGCTCTGGATTGTTTGGTTCTGCATTATGCTCAGCTACTATGGCATGTTTCTGTGGTTGCCGAGTGTGATGGTAGAAAAGGGATTCGATATGGTGCGAAGCTTCGAGTACGTCTTAATCATGACACTCGCCCAGCTGCCAGGTTACTTCTCTGCTGCTTGGCTGATTGAGAAGGTAGGAAGGAAGCCGATACTTATCATTTATCTGGTAGGTACGGCTATCAGCGCAGTGCTGTTCGGTAATGCGGAGTCAGCAGGCATGCTGCTGACAGCGGGCATGCTGCTTTCGTTCTTCAATCTGGGAGCTTACGGTATTTTATACGCTTATACCCCTGAGCAGTATCCTACTGCTATCCGTGCAACAGGCTCGGGGATCGCAGCAACTGCCGGGAGGATCGGTGGAATCCTGGGGCCATTGCTGATTGGATATCGAGGCGCGTTAGGTATATCTGTCAGCACTGTTTTCCTTCTATTCTGTGTAACAGTTCTCGTTGCTGCAGCGGCAGTTTGGCTCCTTGGAGAAGAAACGAAGGGTAAGACGCTTGCTTGATGCGTTCTTACACTCCTGTATGGTAAAGTAGAGCGAGAGTAAGAAGGAGGGGTAACGCTTTGTTTACCATACAAGATTATACGGAGGCAGTGAGTGTCACCTTGGAGAAGCATTCGGAGGATGTAATAAACGAATTGAAGCAGATTTTCCAGCTGCCTTTCCTCCCGGAAGTGGAGAAAATTGCTTTTCGTATGTTCAAGGAGCCGATGGCTTTTGAGCTGACGATCATGTATTATGCACTCGATGCAGATGGTAATGAACGCTATTATGATGAAATGGGCGATAAATACGCTGGCGGAAGTGAAGAAGTGGCAGAGGAGATTCCGTACTTCCAGCTGCCGGATACGGCTAGTGATGCATTCGAAGCTTTCCGTGAACTGCAGGAGGACGCTGTTGAAAAAGCGGATGAACAGGTGATGATTGCCTGGTTTGCTGACTGCTACAAGCGAGCAGGCGGGGATGCTTTCCCGCTTGAGGCGAGTGTCGGTTTTCATAACGATGTGAAAGCTTACTTCCTTAAACAAGGTGCTTGGGCAGAAGATCGCCATTAATAGAAAGTGCGTACCTCGTGTACGTGCTTTTTTTATGCAAAAAAAAAATTAACAGCTTCCCTTACAGGCTGTTAATTGGCACTACATGTTTTTTCTCTGCTTTTCATATTCATTCAATAGATCATCCAGCTGTACGCTTGCTGTGACAACTGCTTCGGATGTAAGTGGCATGCGGCGTGAAAGGTTTAGCATATGATTGCGCGTCTGTTCGATTTTTTCCAAAAGATTGTCTAATGTAACCATTTTGACCTCCAGAATCTGATATACTATTTGCTGATAAGATTACCCTTTGCTCTTTTATTTAAAACGTCATTTTTTTAAAAAAATATAAAAAACAAGAAAAAACTGTTGCTGGCCCACTTTAAGGTTTGAAATAAGATATTTTTTTGGGAAAGTGAAACCTTTTCGGAACGTCATTCGTTATCAAGAAGCCGCAGTTAGGCGGGAGGATTTTCATGGAGAACATCATAAAATATCATATAAAAAACGTCAAGAAGGGTGATCATGCGGCCTTCGAGGAAATTGTTTCCTTTTATCAGAACAAGGTGTACCATATCGTATACCGAATGGTCGGAGACAGCCACGAAGCGCAGGATATCGCCCAAGAGGCATTTATCCGTGCTTACACCAACATCCATTCTTTTGACGAGAACCGGAAATTCTCCACATGGCTTTACCGGATCGCAACGAATTTGAGCATCGATCGTCTGCGGAAGAAAAAGCCTGATTTTCATCTGGATGCCGAGGTGAAGGGAACAGAGGGGTTGGATATGTATTCCCAGCTGGCGGCCGATCAGGCACTGCCTGAGGAAGAAGTCGAAAGCATGGAGCTTCAAAGTTATATCCACAAGGAAATATTGTCCCTTCCGCCAAAGTACCGCAGTGTTATCGTATTGCGGTTCCTGGATGATTTATCATTAGCGGAGATCGGCGAAATCCTGGACCTGCCGCTCGGGACAGTGAAGACGCGTATCCACCGTGGCAGAGAGCTACTACGGAAAAAACTGCGCCACGTATAAAGGGGGGTAACACATGAATTGCGAAGAAAGCCTTGCGCTTATGCATCTGTATCTGGATGGAGACGCTTCGGAGGAAGAAGCACAGCAGCTTCGGGAGCACCTGAAGACCTGCCCAGATTGTAATCAGCATTACCGTGAGCTCAAACAGACGGAAAGCCTGCTTAGCGGCGCTGCCTATGAGTTGAGTGCACCGGCCGGCTTCACCGCCAGTGTCATGGCGAACTTGCCGAAAGAAAAGAAGCGCGTCGGATATATGAGGTGGTTCCGTACGCACCCTGTCATCACAGCTGCTGCAGTATTCTTCCTATTCATGTTCACAAGCGGATTATCTGCTTGGAATAGTGATAGCAGTGTAAGTGTATCGAAGCAAGAGGGTTTGATAGTAGAGAATGATCTCGTCATTGTACCGGAGGGCGTCACAGTCAAGGGGGACCTGGTTGTCGAAAACGGTGATTTGGATATAAGGGGTCAGGTGGATGGCGATGTCACCATCATCAATGGCGACCTCGTCGAAGATCCTGGTGCTAATGTGAATATGGCTTCTGTTGATAATATATCAGGTGAATATCAGGAAATTGACCGGATATTCGGCTGGGCTTGGTATCATATAAAAGAATTAGTTACATTTTAATGTTAGAGTGGAGCTGCTTGTAAGAGGGCTCTCTTTTTTTTACCTTTATATCATTGGCAGTACAAGCCTGTATTACGTTAAGATAACAGGGGACAGTAAGGTTAAATTACTCCCTCTGTTGGTAAGCGACTGTTAAAGGGGAACTGTGCTATAATGTACGAAGAAATTCGAGCTATTCATATATAAAAGGACGTGTATCCATGTTTGGGGGATTAAGTGAACTTTCTATATTATCCATACTGCGGATTATCGTGGACATTGCAGCAGTATGGTTCATTTTCTACAAAGTCTTAATGCTCATAAGGGGAACGAAAGCGATTCAGCTGCTGAAGGGGATCTTCATCGTTGTTATAATCGCTTTCTTGAGCAGTGAGCAGATACTCGACTTCCCGATGCTCGCCTTCCTGAGCTCGCAGGCGATTACGTGGGGATTCGTGGCCATCGTCGTTTTGTTCCAGCCGGAGATCAGGCGTGCTTTGGAGCAGCTCGGACGAGGCAGCTTCTTCTCCCGGAACGTGCGATCGGAGGAAGAACAAACGAATAAGAACATAGAAGCGATTGTAAAGTCCTGTAATTACATGGCGAAGCGGCGAATCGGTGCGCTGATCACGATTGAACGCGAGACAGGTATGGGAGATTATATCGAGACAGGAATTCCGGTGAATGGTCACCTGACATTCGAACTGCTCACGAATATTTTCGTCCCGAATACGCCATTGCATGACGGAGCTGTCATTCTGAAAGAAAACCAGATTGCAGCGGCTGCCTGCTACCTGCCGCTATCGGAGAGTCCGTTCATTTCCAAGGAACTTGGGACGCGTCACCGGGCGGCTATGGGGATCAGTGAAGTGACAGATGCACTGACAATCATCGTTTCAGAGGAGACAGGGGCGATTTCCTGTACGAAGAACGGAGAGTTGTTCCGTGACATCACGCCAGATGCTTTGAAAGAGATCCTCGATAGAGAAGTAGGCGTACCAGCTTCCGGTTCCAAGGCGAGAAGATGGAGGGGTAAGAATGGATAAATGGCTGAAGAGTCCATGGACATTGCGTGTTGTATCGCTTGTGTTTGCTGTCCTTCTCTATGCCTATGTAAGTGCGGAATCGGACGTAGATAACCGTGCGGGTGAGGTTCCGATCACCAGCTCGGATGAAACAAACACAGTGGATGCACCTGTCGGCATCCGGATCGATGACTCGAAATATGTTGTCAGCGGCGTTCCGGAGTATGTATCGATGCAGCTTGTCGGGCCGGCAAGTGATGTAACGGCAGCGATACAGCAGAAGAACTATGAAGCGTATGTCGATCTGAGAGATCTGGATACCGGCACGCATACAGTGAAGCTGCATTACGAAAATGTCTCGGACAACCTGCAGGTATATATGCAGCCAGCCTCGATTGAGGTGACAATTCAAGAAAAAGCTTCACAGCAATTTAACGTAAACGTAGGCTATACCAATGAAGACCAAATGGCAGCAGGATTCCAAGTTGACAGCTCCACTGTGGAACCTCAGACGGTTTCAATCGTAAGTACACAAGAGGTCATCGACCAAATTGCCAGTGTGCGTGCTTATGTGGATCTGACAGAAATAGATGCTGACATTAATAGCAGGGAAGCGCCTGTAAAAGTATATGACGCCCAGGGCAATGAGCTGAGTGTGAATGTACAGCCGGAAACAGTCGAAGTTTCGGTGCAGGTGAGCAATCCGAGCAAGACTGTCCCTGTAGAAGTAAAGACAAAGGGGCAAGCGCCAGATGATGTGTCTGTTGCTTCGCTCACACCTGAAAAACAGGAAGTGACAATCTATGCACCTCAGGATACATTGGATGGTATCGATTCGATCAGTACCGAAGAGATTGATTTGTCCAAGGTGACTGAGAACCAGACGATAGATGCGGACTTGCAGCTGCCGGATAATGTACGCTCAGCAAGTGACGAGCAGGTATCAGTTGATATCGAGCTGGAAGAAACGAGCGAGACGACAATCGAGAACGTTCCGGTTACAATCGAAGACCTGCCTGATGATCTGGAAGCAACGCTAACAGATCCGCAGAATGAGCAGATCGATGTAACAGTAAGTGGAGCGCAGAGTGAAATCGAAGGCTTGTCGGCTGACGATATTACGGCGACAATTGATGGAAGCGGCCTGGAAGAAGGGGAGCAGACAGTCCAGATCGATGTATCAGGACCTCAGAACATCGAGCTTACCCCGAGCCAGGACGAAGCCACAATAACTGTTCAATCCGCAGAAAATGCAACGAGTGAAGAAGATACGAATACAGATACACAGACACAGTGACTGTGAGCCATGTGAAGGAGAGGTAACAATGGGAAAATATTTTGGAACGGACGGCGTCAGGGGGATTGCGAATGAGGAGCTCACCCCGGAGCTGGCCTTCAAGCTAGGCAGATATGGCGGCTATGTGCTGACAAAGACAAGTGAAGACAGACCAAAAGTGATGATCGGCAGGGATACACGTATTTCTGGTGAAATGCTTGAAGGAGCGCTAGTTGCGGGCCTCCTGTCCATCGGGGCTGAGGTAATGCGCGTCGGTGTCATCAGTACACCAGGTGTTGCTTATCTTACAAAGAATATGGGAGCAGCTGCAGGTATTATGATTTCTGCCTCCCATAACCCTGTACAGGATAACGGAATCAAGTTCTTCGGTCCGGATGGCTTCAAGCTTTCTGATGAGCAGGAGAACGAAATTGAGCAGTTGATCGATGCAGAGACAGATGAACTGCCTCGTCCATCCGGAGCTGACCTAGGTCAGATCAATGATTATTTCGAAGGCGGCCAAAAGTATATTCAATACTTGAAAGGTACGATCGATAACGATTTCGAAGGGCTTCACATTGCGATTGACAGTGCCCATGGAGCAACTTCTTCCATTGCGACTCACTTGTTTGCGGATCTGGAAGCGGATATCTCTTCGATTGGTTCATCGCCTGATGGATTGAATATCAATAAAAACGTCGGGTCCACGCATCCAGAAACATTGCGTGATTTCCTTCTGGAAAAAGAAGCAGATGTCGGACTTGCCTTCGATGGTGATGGTGACAGATTGATCGCTATCGATGAAAAAGGACAAATCGTCGATGGTGACAAAATCATGTACATCTGTGCTAAATTCCTGAACGATTATGGACGTTTGCGTCACAACACAGTTGTATCGACCGTCATGAGTAATATCGGCTTCTACCGTGCGCTGGATAAGCATAATATCAAGAGCAACAAGACAGCTGTCGGCGACAGATATGTGATGGAAGAAATGCGCCGCGGTGATTTCAATCTTGGCGGTGAGCAATCCGGTCATATCATCTTCCTGGATTACATGACAACT
Coding sequences within it:
- the glmM gene encoding phosphoglucosamine mutase; amino-acid sequence: MGKYFGTDGVRGIANEELTPELAFKLGRYGGYVLTKTSEDRPKVMIGRDTRISGEMLEGALVAGLLSIGAEVMRVGVISTPGVAYLTKNMGAAAGIMISASHNPVQDNGIKFFGPDGFKLSDEQENEIEQLIDAETDELPRPSGADLGQINDYFEGGQKYIQYLKGTIDNDFEGLHIAIDSAHGATSSIATHLFADLEADISSIGSSPDGLNINKNVGSTHPETLRDFLLEKEADVGLAFDGDGDRLIAIDEKGQIVDGDKIMYICAKFLNDYGRLRHNTVVSTVMSNIGFYRALDKHNIKSNKTAVGDRYVMEEMRRGDFNLGGEQSGHIIFLDYMTTGDGMLAALQLINVMKETGKKLSELAEEVEIFPQILKNVPVTDKQEALVNQQILDSIAEVEQELGDQGRVLVRPSGTESLVRVMVEAPTKEDCEKYADKVVAVIEQVLGTK
- a CDS encoding CdaR family protein; the protein is MDKWLKSPWTLRVVSLVFAVLLYAYVSAESDVDNRAGEVPITSSDETNTVDAPVGIRIDDSKYVVSGVPEYVSMQLVGPASDVTAAIQQKNYEAYVDLRDLDTGTHTVKLHYENVSDNLQVYMQPASIEVTIQEKASQQFNVNVGYTNEDQMAAGFQVDSSTVEPQTVSIVSTQEVIDQIASVRAYVDLTEIDADINSREAPVKVYDAQGNELSVNVQPETVEVSVQVSNPSKTVPVEVKTKGQAPDDVSVASLTPEKQEVTIYAPQDTLDGIDSISTEEIDLSKVTENQTIDADLQLPDNVRSASDEQVSVDIELEETSETTIENVPVTIEDLPDDLEATLTDPQNEQIDVTVSGAQSEIEGLSADDITATIDGSGLEEGEQTVQIDVSGPQNIELTPSQDEATITVQSAENATSEEDTNTDTQTQ